In Rahnella aquatilis CIP 78.65 = ATCC 33071, one DNA window encodes the following:
- a CDS encoding nitrate ABC transporter substrate-binding protein: protein MTITIRLAVRDWDYFTPLALGDLKPEGFNLEIDRVGTLVDNLGTSDKYDAGEVSFSRYAQGRARGETDLLAIPHFLMRGFRQRCIITREDSPLTELSQLAGKRIGLTGWQDSGNTWTRTLLALEGVGIEEANWYVGRLTAAHPIVDRLAGFGREGRIEAVPQERPMMELLQEGWLDAVFTPFMPEGFFKPDSGFRQFQPDFRAAELAYFKRVGYIPGIHLLAIKPALAEEHPWLPQALSDIIDRSYEVWMDKRAKYADTTPWLLDDLRRTVVDLPADWNANGYAANEKMIDDFAQELHAQGLTAKRLTPRDLFPNFAL, encoded by the coding sequence GTGACGATTACCATCAGGCTGGCAGTTCGTGACTGGGATTATTTTACGCCGCTGGCATTAGGCGATCTTAAACCGGAAGGGTTTAATCTTGAGATAGACCGCGTGGGCACGTTGGTTGATAACCTGGGCACCAGCGATAAATACGATGCGGGTGAAGTCTCTTTCAGCCGTTATGCACAAGGGCGTGCGCGGGGCGAAACGGACCTGCTGGCGATACCGCATTTCCTGATGCGTGGCTTTCGTCAGCGCTGCATCATCACCCGCGAAGACAGTCCGCTGACCGAACTTTCTCAGCTGGCCGGTAAACGTATTGGCCTGACAGGCTGGCAGGATTCAGGCAACACCTGGACCCGCACATTGCTGGCACTGGAAGGGGTGGGCATTGAAGAGGCGAACTGGTATGTCGGCCGTCTGACCGCAGCGCACCCGATTGTTGACCGTCTGGCCGGTTTTGGCCGCGAAGGGCGCATTGAAGCCGTGCCGCAAGAGCGTCCGATGATGGAATTATTACAGGAAGGCTGGCTGGATGCGGTATTTACACCGTTTATGCCTGAGGGTTTTTTCAAGCCTGATTCCGGTTTCCGTCAGTTTCAGCCGGATTTCCGTGCCGCCGAACTGGCCTATTTCAAGCGTGTCGGCTATATCCCCGGCATCCACCTGCTGGCGATCAAACCTGCACTGGCCGAAGAGCATCCGTGGTTACCGCAGGCGCTGAGCGACATCATTGACCGTTCTTATGAAGTCTGGATGGATAAGCGCGCGAAATACGCCGACACCACGCCATGGTTGCTGGATGATTTACGTCGCACCGTGGTCGATTTACCTGCGGACTGGAATGCAAACGGTTACGCCGCCAATGAAAAGATGATCGACGATTTTGCGCAGGAATTACATGCGCAGGGGCTGACCGCTAAGCGCCTGACGCCGCGAGATTTGTTCCCGAACTTTGCCCTGTAA
- a CDS encoding aminotransferase class I/II-fold pyridoxal phosphate-dependent enzyme produces MAQNPLEKTLDAEWLATQLQDRSMRGIAIETAAMIRSGVIEIGTHLPAVRELAQALGVSPATVSAAWGQLRRQKVIAGRGRNGVWVCGDMLSPRPARFEKIGNFGEHIIADLALSSPDPALLPDLHEAMQHGVGADNLNSYQREAIAPSLLSAARQDWPYDAPAFMAADGGFDGMNLTLQTLLMQGSVVAIEDPTATRLLDMLDNLGAQVIAVKCDEFGPTPESLSQALLKNPSAFIFQPRTHSHCGHAINAERYAALADILSQSHTLIIEDDGIGQLSRYAPLSMGSKLPDRTVHVRSYSKAYGPDLRLAVISGSVDLIKQIKSFRNFGAGWSSRILQEALAWLINDPKTQEGITQAKKVYAERRKAMSDALRIRGVNIPDRDGLAMWIPVPSEQFALVTMAARGIAVLPGERSRIGPGQFIRISTSQVKPEQVDLIADAIVLALDA; encoded by the coding sequence ATGGCACAAAACCCTCTCGAAAAAACGCTGGATGCAGAATGGTTAGCGACGCAGTTACAGGATCGTTCCATGCGGGGCATTGCGATTGAAACCGCGGCGATGATCCGATCTGGCGTGATCGAGATTGGTACGCATCTTCCTGCCGTGCGTGAACTGGCACAGGCGCTGGGCGTCAGTCCGGCCACGGTTTCTGCGGCCTGGGGCCAGTTGCGACGTCAGAAAGTGATCGCCGGACGCGGGCGAAACGGCGTCTGGGTGTGCGGCGATATGCTGTCACCCAGACCGGCACGCTTCGAGAAAATCGGCAATTTTGGTGAGCATATTATTGCGGATCTGGCACTGTCATCACCGGATCCGGCACTGCTGCCAGACCTGCATGAAGCCATGCAGCACGGCGTTGGCGCAGACAATCTGAACAGTTATCAGCGTGAGGCTATCGCACCGTCGTTGCTTAGCGCCGCACGTCAGGACTGGCCTTATGACGCCCCCGCTTTTATGGCGGCAGATGGCGGATTTGACGGCATGAACCTGACGCTGCAAACCCTGCTGATGCAGGGGTCAGTGGTAGCGATTGAAGACCCGACCGCCACACGACTGCTGGATATGCTGGACAATCTTGGGGCGCAGGTGATTGCGGTGAAATGCGACGAATTCGGGCCCACGCCAGAGTCGCTCAGCCAGGCACTGCTGAAAAATCCCTCCGCCTTTATTTTTCAGCCACGCACTCATTCGCATTGCGGCCATGCCATTAACGCAGAACGTTATGCTGCACTGGCCGACATTCTCAGCCAAAGTCACACGCTGATTATTGAAGATGACGGCATCGGGCAGTTGTCGCGTTACGCGCCGCTGAGTATGGGCAGCAAACTGCCGGACCGCACGGTGCATGTCCGTTCTTATTCCAAAGCCTACGGACCGGATCTGCGGCTGGCGGTGATTTCGGGATCGGTGGATTTAATCAAACAAATCAAATCATTCCGTAATTTTGGTGCCGGCTGGTCGAGCCGTATTTTGCAGGAGGCGCTGGCGTGGCTGATTAATGATCCGAAAACGCAGGAAGGGATTACGCAGGCTAAAAAAGTGTATGCGGAGCGACGCAAAGCGATGTCCGATGCGTTGCGCATTCGCGGCGTGAATATCCCTGACCGCGACGGGCTGGCGATGTGGATCCCGGTACCCTCGGAACAGTTTGCGCTGGTGACGATGGCCGCACGCGGCATTGCGGTGCTGCCCGGCGAGCGCAGCCGCATCGGGCCGGGGCAATTTATCCGTATCAGCACCAGTCAGGTGAAACCGGAGCAGGTTGATCTGATCGCCGACGCTATCGTGCTGGCGCTGGATGCCTGA
- a CDS encoding GNAT family N-acetyltransferase, translated as MLIREGMASDAPVLAQLLGDLDYPNTPEAIAERVVKMAANPDSRLLVAEADGKAVGFISLHFIPQIALTGEFCRISYLCVSDHARGGGIGQKLLDEAERLAAERGCDRMEVHSHTRRVRAHTFYARAQYEESPKYLLKKL; from the coding sequence ATGTTGATCAGAGAAGGTATGGCGTCCGATGCGCCGGTTCTGGCGCAATTACTGGGCGATCTGGATTATCCCAATACGCCGGAAGCGATCGCGGAACGGGTGGTGAAAATGGCGGCGAACCCGGATAGCCGTCTGCTGGTCGCTGAAGCGGACGGGAAAGCCGTCGGATTTATCTCTTTGCATTTTATCCCGCAAATTGCGCTGACCGGCGAATTTTGTCGCATCAGTTATTTGTGCGTCAGCGATCACGCACGCGGCGGCGGTATCGGCCAGAAATTGCTCGATGAAGCCGAACGTCTGGCGGCGGAACGGGGCTGTGACCGGATGGAAGTTCACAGTCATACCCGCCGCGTACGCGCCCACACGTTTTATGCGCGGGCACAGTATGAGGAATCACCCAAGTATTTGCTTAAAAAACTCTGA
- the crcB gene encoding fluoride efflux transporter CrcB, with amino-acid sequence MFSTLLAVFIGGGIGSVVRWYVSLKMNGISPVLPAGTLTVNLVGAFIIGLGIAIFTRLTHLDPVWKLLITTGFCGGLTTFSTFSLEVVYMLQEGRFGAALLNMALNMAGSLAMTLLAFMLVSWFSAH; translated from the coding sequence ATGTTTAGCACCTTACTTGCAGTCTTTATTGGTGGCGGTATTGGCAGCGTTGTGCGCTGGTATGTCAGTCTGAAAATGAACGGCATCAGCCCGGTGCTGCCAGCCGGTACGCTGACAGTAAATCTGGTCGGTGCCTTTATCATTGGTCTCGGCATCGCGATTTTCACCCGTCTGACCCATCTCGACCCGGTATGGAAACTGCTGATCACCACCGGCTTCTGCGGCGGCCTGACAACCTTTTCCACCTTCTCTCTGGAAGTGGTCTACATGCTACAGGAGGGTCGCTTCGGTGCTGCACTGCTGAACATGGCGCTGAATATGGCCGGTTCACTGGCCATGACATTACTGGCGTTTATGCTGGTCAGCTGGTTCAGCGCGCACTGA
- a CDS encoding TetR family transcriptional regulator: MLPLQQCTKDVRISARRDQIIAAARLCFRRHGFHGAGMAEIAKTSQLSVGQIYRYFANKDAIIEEIVRRIVMKKIRLMTGNAHNLQQVAHNLAHRRIGNLSAPYKEDQCTEHKEQAEIDHALMLEVAAEATRNPIVEKIWRDSEKQLFQEAKTLLSATFPQFSDAEMTAKVESLAVICEGTAFRRLTTVHADAELLEALYHRYFRSLFETDFRPHKLE, from the coding sequence ATGCTTCCCCTACAACAATGCACGAAAGATGTGCGCATCAGCGCACGTCGCGACCAGATCATTGCCGCCGCACGTCTGTGTTTTCGCAGGCATGGTTTCCACGGAGCAGGCATGGCTGAAATTGCCAAAACGTCCCAGCTCAGTGTGGGACAAATTTACCGCTATTTCGCCAATAAAGATGCGATCATCGAAGAAATCGTGCGCCGGATTGTGATGAAGAAAATCCGGCTGATGACCGGTAACGCACATAACCTGCAGCAGGTTGCCCATAATCTGGCACACCGGCGGATCGGCAATTTAAGCGCGCCGTATAAAGAAGATCAGTGCACTGAACACAAAGAGCAGGCCGAAATTGACCACGCGCTGATGCTGGAAGTCGCCGCAGAAGCGACCCGCAATCCGATCGTGGAAAAAATCTGGCGTGACTCCGAAAAACAGCTGTTCCAGGAAGCAAAAACGCTCCTCAGTGCCACCTTCCCGCAATTTTCCGATGCTGAAATGACGGCAAAAGTCGAGTCATTAGCGGTAATTTGTGAAGGTACCGCTTTTCGTCGCCTGACGACTGTTCACGCCGACGCTGAGCTTCTGGAAGCCTTGTACCATCGCTATTTCCGGAGCCTCTTCGAAACGGATTTCCGCCCCCATAAACTGGAATAA
- the cspE gene encoding transcription antiterminator/RNA stability regulator CspE, with protein MSKIKGSVKWFNESKGFGFITPEDGSKDVFVHFSAISSNGFKTLAEGQRVEFEITNGAKGPSAANVIAI; from the coding sequence ATGTCTAAGATTAAAGGTAGCGTTAAGTGGTTCAATGAATCTAAAGGTTTCGGTTTCATTACCCCTGAAGATGGCAGCAAAGATGTTTTCGTTCATTTCTCTGCTATTTCCAGCAACGGTTTCAAAACCCTTGCTGAAGGCCAACGCGTAGAGTTCGAAATCACCAATGGTGCCAAAGGCCCGTCGGCTGCTAACGTTATCGCTATCTGA
- a CDS encoding DUF2076 domain-containing protein, with protein sequence MQSEEQRLIDGLFSRLQQAESGTAPRDAEAERVIQAHIRQQPSAPYYMAQAMIIQEAALTKLNTQVQELQQQVQQLQQQAQTAKPQSTGFLAGLFGGGSSSQPEAQRQASQGSQPIPGTQGWGNPPQPQQYASQPQQQAPAQAAPQQPGFLGSALRTAAGVAGGVVLADMLTGMFHHSQPQEIVNIIEEPPVQDLNPADSSFLDNSQSFDSNQPSWEDASLRNDNSDLGFGNDDFNTDDFNNDDDSFF encoded by the coding sequence ATGCAATCTGAAGAACAGCGTTTAATTGACGGGCTTTTTAGTCGCTTACAACAGGCGGAGTCCGGTACGGCACCGCGTGATGCGGAAGCTGAACGTGTGATTCAGGCCCATATTCGTCAGCAGCCGTCTGCCCCTTATTACATGGCGCAGGCGATGATTATTCAGGAAGCGGCACTGACCAAACTCAATACACAGGTACAGGAACTGCAACAGCAGGTTCAGCAGTTGCAACAACAGGCGCAGACGGCCAAACCGCAAAGTACCGGTTTTCTGGCTGGCTTGTTTGGCGGCGGCTCCTCTTCTCAGCCTGAAGCGCAACGCCAGGCGTCGCAGGGCAGCCAGCCGATTCCCGGTACGCAAGGCTGGGGTAACCCGCCTCAGCCACAGCAATATGCCTCACAGCCGCAACAGCAGGCACCGGCACAAGCTGCACCGCAGCAGCCGGGTTTTCTGGGCAGTGCATTGCGCACGGCCGCAGGCGTCGCGGGCGGGGTGGTGCTGGCGGATATGCTGACCGGCATGTTCCATCACAGCCAGCCGCAGGAAATCGTCAATATCATCGAAGAACCGCCGGTGCAGGATCTTAATCCTGCTGACAGCAGCTTCCTTGATAACAGTCAGAGTTTCGACAGCAACCAGCCGTCATGGGAAGATGCGTCGCTGCGCAATGACAATTCGGATTTGGGTTTCGGAAATGATGATTTCAACACTGACGATTTCAATAATGATGATGACTCTTTCTTCTAA
- a CDS encoding ABC transporter substrate-binding protein, translating to MLKNTARVLSVAGLMATSFASFATTYPLTVTDMAGQKVTLDKAPQRVILQDGRDLLALAVLDKANPFQHVVAWNNLLKKTDSGTWEMLKSKWPESAKILDMGFSDKGQVDLETVIAKKPDLMIAQMRAKDSLAQAGVLDKLAALHIPVLFVDYELDPAKNTAPSIELLGKVMNQEDNARAYTTFYNQHFQAIQKAVAAIKTRPNVFIEPIAGRDDSCCFTHGNAGWGKLIQAVEANNIGSQLLPGASGTVSLEQVISMKPDVYIMTGSARPKSGAVTHILPFGYGADQADVDKEANVLLSRTGVAQIPAVKAGHVYGVYHQFYNHPYNIVGMEYLAKFIYPQQFKDLDPAKTYHDIVRNYTSLPDQDFILGWTPKK from the coding sequence ATGTTAAAGAATACTGCTCGCGTGCTGTCTGTTGCCGGTCTGATGGCGACCTCCTTCGCCAGTTTTGCTACCACGTATCCGCTGACGGTCACGGACATGGCCGGTCAGAAAGTCACCCTCGATAAAGCGCCGCAACGGGTCATTTTGCAGGACGGGCGTGATCTTCTGGCGCTGGCCGTGCTGGATAAAGCCAACCCTTTTCAGCATGTCGTGGCCTGGAATAACCTGCTGAAGAAAACCGACAGCGGCACCTGGGAAATGCTGAAAAGCAAATGGCCTGAATCGGCGAAAATTCTCGACATGGGATTCAGTGATAAAGGGCAGGTGGATCTGGAAACGGTGATCGCTAAAAAACCGGATCTGATGATTGCGCAGATGCGGGCGAAGGATTCACTGGCGCAGGCGGGCGTACTGGATAAACTCGCCGCGCTGCACATTCCAGTACTGTTTGTCGATTATGAGCTGGATCCGGCAAAAAATACCGCGCCAAGTATTGAGCTGCTCGGTAAAGTGATGAATCAGGAAGATAACGCCCGCGCTTACACCACGTTCTATAACCAGCATTTCCAGGCCATTCAGAAAGCCGTAGCGGCGATTAAAACCAGGCCGAATGTCTTCATCGAGCCGATTGCCGGTCGCGACGATTCCTGTTGTTTTACTCACGGTAATGCGGGATGGGGCAAACTGATCCAGGCGGTAGAGGCCAATAATATCGGCTCTCAACTCCTGCCGGGTGCATCAGGCACTGTTTCTCTGGAACAGGTGATCAGCATGAAGCCGGATGTTTACATCATGACCGGTTCGGCGCGTCCGAAAAGCGGGGCTGTGACGCACATTCTGCCGTTTGGCTACGGTGCGGACCAGGCGGATGTGGATAAAGAAGCCAACGTGCTGCTTTCACGCACCGGCGTGGCGCAAATCCCTGCGGTGAAGGCGGGTCACGTTTACGGTGTTTATCACCAGTTCTACAACCACCCGTATAACATTGTCGGCATGGAATATCTGGCGAAGTTTATTTATCCGCAACAGTTTAAAGATCTGGACCCGGCAAAGACTTATCACGATATCGTGCGCAACTACACCAGCCTGCCGGATCAGGATTTCATCCTCGGCTGGACGCCGAAAAAGTAG
- a CDS encoding prolyl oligopeptidase family serine peptidase: protein MTTDPLSPPQDDFIWLEGLRNEKALEWAREQNAITLAAFTQGKDFDPLREKVLEGLNSPDHIPGVWKCGNDWYNFWQDAQNPKGILRKTTLDEFRKAEPQWQTVLDIDALGKAEGKEWVYHGFWNLKPDFGRALLVLSPDGGDASEVREFDLITRDFVPDGFYLPVAKSRISWIDRDHVFVATDFGEGSMTDSGYPRIVKIWQRGTPLCEAVTVFSAEKTDMMAAGYRDALKGFEHNYVVRVTDFYHREVFLLDADKNLVKIDVPADAKFSTWREWILIQPSSEWEVNGESWPSGSLLTMNFDAFMAGERTLKPLFMPGAHSSLSGVTATRDQLNGYSYTRDHIILSITRDVVNRLEVLTPKDGGWQREPFGKVPELSKINAWGVDDETNEYFMSVSGFLQPASLSLGNLDNGANVAAELLKQDPSHFDATRYQVSQHFATSDDGTRVPYFVISSKDVAYDGRNPTLLYGYGGFEVSLEPYYLGVSGVAWLDRGGVFVVANIRGGGEYGPEWHKAALKEKRLRAYEDFSSVAKALIASKITSPAHLAAQGGSNGGLLVGNMLTRYPELFGAIVCEVALLDMYRYTQISAGASWIAEYGDPQKPEEWAFIREFSPYHNIDPTKKYPPVFFSTATSDDRVGPDHARKMAAKMQALGIPQVYFYENTDGGHSAAADKKQSAFKRVMVSEFLLHFIGRDNVSTGSDKVSG from the coding sequence ATGACAACCGATCCCCTCTCCCCCCCGCAGGATGATTTCATCTGGCTCGAAGGTTTACGCAATGAAAAAGCGCTGGAATGGGCGCGTGAGCAAAACGCCATCACGCTGGCCGCGTTTACTCAGGGCAAAGATTTCGATCCGCTGCGGGAGAAAGTACTGGAAGGTCTGAACTCGCCGGATCACATCCCTGGTGTGTGGAAATGCGGCAACGACTGGTACAACTTCTGGCAGGACGCTCAGAACCCGAAGGGCATTTTGCGCAAGACCACGCTGGATGAATTCCGCAAAGCCGAACCGCAGTGGCAAACCGTGCTGGATATTGATGCGCTGGGTAAAGCTGAAGGGAAAGAATGGGTATATCACGGTTTCTGGAATTTAAAACCGGACTTCGGACGCGCGCTTTTAGTGCTGTCGCCAGACGGCGGTGATGCCTCTGAAGTCCGTGAGTTTGATTTAATCACCCGGGATTTTGTGCCGGACGGTTTTTATTTACCTGTCGCGAAAAGCCGCATCAGCTGGATTGACCGCGACCATGTGTTTGTCGCCACCGATTTTGGTGAAGGTTCGATGACCGATTCGGGTTATCCGCGCATCGTCAAAATCTGGCAGCGTGGTACGCCACTTTGCGAAGCGGTCACCGTGTTCAGCGCCGAAAAGACAGACATGATGGCCGCGGGTTATCGCGATGCCCTCAAAGGGTTTGAGCACAACTATGTGGTGCGTGTCACCGACTTCTATCACCGTGAAGTGTTCCTGCTGGATGCCGATAAAAACTTAGTCAAAATCGACGTGCCGGCGGATGCCAAATTCAGCACCTGGCGGGAGTGGATCCTGATCCAACCTTCCAGCGAATGGGAGGTAAACGGCGAAAGCTGGCCGTCCGGTTCGTTGCTGACCATGAATTTTGACGCTTTTATGGCGGGTGAACGAACGCTGAAACCGCTGTTTATGCCGGGTGCGCATTCTTCTCTCAGCGGTGTCACGGCTACCCGTGATCAGCTCAACGGCTATTCCTATACCCGAGATCATATCATCCTCAGCATTACGCGCGATGTCGTCAACCGGCTTGAAGTGCTGACGCCAAAAGACGGCGGCTGGCAACGTGAGCCGTTCGGCAAAGTGCCGGAACTGAGCAAAATCAATGCGTGGGGCGTGGATGATGAGACCAATGAATATTTCATGAGCGTCAGCGGTTTCCTGCAACCAGCCAGTCTGTCGCTTGGAAATCTGGATAACGGTGCAAACGTTGCAGCCGAACTGCTGAAACAAGATCCGTCGCATTTCGACGCCACCCGTTATCAGGTCAGCCAGCATTTCGCGACGTCCGACGACGGTACCCGCGTACCGTATTTTGTCATCTCGTCCAAAGACGTGGCGTATGACGGCAGAAATCCGACGCTGCTGTATGGCTACGGCGGTTTCGAAGTTTCACTTGAGCCGTATTATCTTGGCGTCAGTGGCGTGGCGTGGCTGGATCGCGGCGGCGTGTTTGTGGTGGCGAATATACGCGGTGGGGGTGAATACGGGCCGGAATGGCATAAAGCCGCGCTGAAAGAAAAACGTCTGCGCGCGTATGAAGATTTCTCGTCCGTGGCGAAGGCGCTGATTGCCAGCAAAATCACTTCACCCGCCCATCTGGCGGCGCAAGGCGGCAGCAACGGCGGCTTGCTGGTTGGCAATATGCTGACGCGCTACCCGGAATTATTCGGGGCCATCGTGTGTGAAGTGGCGCTGCTGGATATGTACCGGTACACGCAAATCTCGGCTGGCGCTTCGTGGATTGCTGAATACGGCGACCCGCAGAAACCGGAAGAATGGGCGTTTATCCGCGAATTTTCGCCGTATCACAATATCGATCCGACAAAAAAATACCCGCCGGTATTCTTCTCAACGGCGACCAGCGATGACCGCGTCGGGCCTGACCATGCCCGTAAAATGGCAGCGAAAATGCAGGCGCTGGGTATCCCGCAGGTCTATTTTTACGAGAATACGGACGGTGGTCACAGCGCTGCGGCTGACAAAAAACAGTCCGCGTTTAAACGCGTGATGGTGAGCGAATTCCTGCTGCATTTTATTGGCCGCGACAACGTCAGTACCGGCAGTGATAAAGTCAGCGGCTGA
- a CDS encoding cupin domain-containing protein, whose product MSKGRPDFIRHWTELEGPDDGNYPGDDELMSIGAPLGRALGLTKIGIHHERLLPGRRTCFAHAESAEDEFVYVLEGHPDAWINGHLHPLKPGDAVAFPHGTGICHTFINNSDEEVRLLVVGEANKPENRIYYPLNQEYEATRKDRWRDVPEQQLGDHDGLSDRRREQKKKPVS is encoded by the coding sequence ATGAGCAAGGGAAGACCTGACTTTATCCGACACTGGACCGAGCTCGAAGGTCCTGACGACGGCAATTATCCCGGTGATGATGAACTGATGTCGATTGGCGCACCGCTCGGCAGAGCGCTTGGCCTGACGAAAATTGGTATTCATCACGAACGTTTGTTACCGGGGCGTCGTACCTGTTTCGCCCACGCGGAAAGTGCAGAAGATGAGTTTGTGTACGTGCTGGAAGGGCATCCTGACGCCTGGATTAATGGCCATCTGCACCCGCTGAAACCGGGCGATGCCGTGGCATTTCCGCACGGTACCGGTATCTGTCATACCTTCATTAACAACAGCGATGAGGAAGTGCGTCTTCTGGTTGTCGGCGAGGCCAATAAGCCGGAAAATCGCATTTATTATCCGCTGAATCAGGAATATGAAGCGACGCGCAAAGACCGCTGGCGGGACGTGCCGGAGCAGCAATTGGGCGATCACGACGGCCTGTCGGACAGGCGACGTGAACAAAAGAAAAAGCCGGTCAGTTGA
- a CDS encoding diguanylate cyclase domain-containing protein, with product MPYYSSGESLVRERSGRFLRRMYLMRMLGTFLCFFPVFSVLLERHASWIPISLLALNAFVWPHVAMLIAHRSRHPNQAEFRNLAFDAIAGGAWVALMGVCPLPSAIITAILIADRFSAGGWQLLRRAALFYCAGFIVCWPLSGMTFYFTVTDRTLWLTLPLSTLYIIAFSAANYSISRKLRDKQHELEKAALMDPFLGLPNRRLLDRRLMLEFERAKHDLSCLMVLGVDDLKMVNDLFGREAGDYVLRSVSAILRQETGQNDFPAILGGDEFVVILPGVSEEEAYAVGYRLLLKTSEIRLSQDSGFQCSLSIGVAISRNHDDYNQWLAAAERALVNVKHNGKNSIGSVSRTDASAQLH from the coding sequence ATGCCATATTATTCTTCAGGTGAAAGTCTCGTCCGTGAGCGCTCAGGGCGCTTCTTACGGCGAATGTACTTAATGAGGATGCTTGGCACTTTTCTCTGCTTTTTTCCTGTGTTTTCTGTTCTTCTTGAACGTCATGCTTCCTGGATCCCCATCAGCCTGCTGGCGCTGAATGCCTTTGTCTGGCCGCATGTCGCCATGCTGATTGCGCATCGCTCCCGTCATCCTAATCAGGCGGAATTCAGAAACCTGGCATTTGATGCCATCGCGGGGGGAGCCTGGGTGGCGCTGATGGGCGTTTGTCCGCTGCCCTCGGCCATTATTACGGCTATTCTCATCGCTGACCGCTTTTCCGCCGGTGGCTGGCAATTGCTGCGCCGCGCCGCGCTGTTTTATTGCGCCGGTTTTATCGTGTGCTGGCCGTTGTCGGGAATGACGTTTTATTTCACCGTCACCGACAGGACGTTATGGCTGACGTTGCCGCTTTCCACGCTTTATATTATTGCTTTCAGTGCAGCGAATTATTCCATTTCCAGAAAGCTGCGGGATAAACAACACGAGCTGGAAAAAGCCGCCCTGATGGATCCTTTTCTTGGTTTGCCTAACCGGCGGTTACTCGACCGGCGGCTGATGCTGGAGTTTGAACGCGCAAAACATGATTTATCCTGCCTGATGGTACTGGGCGTCGATGATCTGAAAATGGTGAATGATTTGTTCGGGCGTGAAGCGGGGGATTATGTGCTGCGCTCGGTATCAGCGATTTTACGGCAGGAAACCGGGCAAAACGATTTTCCGGCTATTCTGGGGGGCGATGAATTTGTGGTGATCCTGCCGGGCGTTTCCGAAGAAGAAGCGTATGCCGTGGGGTACCGGTTATTGCTGAAAACCTCAGAAATCCGTTTATCGCAGGATTCCGGTTTTCAGTGTTCGCTGAGTATCGGCGTGGCGATATCCCGCAATCATGATGATTATAACCAGTGGCTGGCGGCTGCCGAACGGGCATTGGTGAATGTGAAACACAATGGCAAGAATAGTATTGGCAGTGTGAGCAGGACGGATGCTTCTGCTCAGCTACACTAA
- a CDS encoding cupin domain-containing protein — translation MKITKSGSVPSQNGPENYFTGKVRIDSPFSGTESARVGGATVTFEPGARTAWHTHPLGQTLIITQGRGWLQEEGGEIRDMNIGDIVWIPQGIKHWHGATPENAMTHIAIAESLNGSPVEWMEKVTDAQYGK, via the coding sequence ATGAAAATTACCAAAAGTGGTTCCGTACCTTCACAAAACGGCCCGGAAAATTACTTCACCGGTAAGGTGCGCATCGACTCGCCGTTCAGCGGCACTGAATCCGCCCGTGTCGGCGGCGCGACAGTGACCTTTGAACCGGGCGCACGCACCGCCTGGCACACCCATCCGCTGGGCCAGACGCTGATCATCACGCAAGGCCGTGGCTGGTTGCAGGAAGAGGGCGGCGAAATCCGCGACATGAATATCGGCGATATCGTATGGATCCCGCAGGGTATCAAACACTGGCATGGCGCTACGCCCGAGAATGCCATGACACACATTGCGATTGCTGAATCCCTGAATGGCAGCCCGGTTGAGTGGATGGAAAAGGTGACTGACGCTCAGTACGGTAAGTAA